In Candidatus Promineifilum breve, one genomic interval encodes:
- a CDS encoding isocitrate/isopropylmalate family dehydrogenase codes for MSRTIVILDGDQTGQELLDEALRVLQPDVIRYPLEFKRFDLTLENRRATKNGVVYEAGRAIREFRVGLKAATITPEKAGDVGSPNAILREVMDAEIILRTGRRIPGVRPVGGIYAPISIVRMARDDAYGAREWREGEGGSMGEMAFRTEKISRWVCRAVSEFAFQHARENGAKVFGGPKYTVSPVYEGMFKEEMDAAAARHREVRYDPQLIDATMALLITTSGEPLVIPSLNRDGDLLSDMVLQMFGSIAGSESMVISLNQDGIIDCVMAEAPHGTAPSLFGKNVANPMAMILAAAGLLGYMDERELKTASRAIYEATLETVYDGIRTADLAGTAHTDQFTDEVIRRVKSKLEVWAALG; via the coding sequence ATGAGCCGGACGATTGTTATTTTGGATGGAGATCAGACGGGACAGGAGTTGCTCGATGAGGCGTTGCGCGTCTTGCAGCCCGACGTCATCCGCTATCCCCTGGAATTCAAACGGTTCGACCTGACGCTGGAGAACCGGCGGGCGACCAAGAACGGCGTCGTCTATGAGGCGGGCCGGGCCATACGCGAATTTCGTGTCGGCCTGAAGGCGGCCACCATCACCCCGGAGAAGGCCGGCGACGTGGGCAGCCCCAACGCCATCCTGCGCGAGGTGATGGACGCCGAGATCATCCTGCGCACCGGGCGGCGCATCCCCGGCGTGCGGCCGGTGGGCGGCATCTACGCGCCGATCAGCATCGTGCGCATGGCCCGCGATGACGCCTACGGGGCGCGCGAATGGCGCGAGGGCGAGGGGGGCAGCATGGGCGAAATGGCCTTTCGCACCGAGAAGATCTCCCGCTGGGTTTGCCGGGCCGTGTCCGAGTTTGCCTTCCAGCACGCCCGCGAAAACGGGGCCAAGGTCTTCGGCGGCCCCAAGTACACCGTCAGTCCGGTCTACGAGGGCATGTTCAAGGAGGAGATGGACGCCGCCGCCGCCCGCCACCGCGAGGTGCGCTACGACCCGCAACTCATCGACGCCACAATGGCCCTGCTCATCACCACCAGCGGCGAGCCGTTGGTCATCCCCTCGCTCAACCGCGACGGCGACCTGCTGTCGGACATGGTCTTGCAGATGTTCGGCTCCATCGCCGGCTCCGAGTCGATGGTCATCTCGCTCAATCAGGATGGGATCATCGACTGCGTGATGGCTGAAGCGCCCCACGGCACAGCCCCCAGCCTGTTCGGCAAGAACGTCGCCAATCCGATGGCGATGATCCTGGCCGCGGCGGGGCTGCTCGGCTACATGGACGAGAGGGAATTGAAGACGGCCAGCCGGGCCATCTATGAGGCGACCCTGGAGACGGTCTACGACGGCATCCGCACCGCCGATCTGGCCGGCACCGCCCATACCGACCAGTTCACCGACGAGGTGATCCGCCGCGTCAAGAGCAAGCTGGAGGTGTGGGCGGCGTTGGGGTAA
- a CDS encoding lipid II:glycine glycyltransferase FemX encodes MAITTGEPTYRASTLKRERSPAAWAAALARLPQAHALQSWAWGEFKSRWGWEALPLTLTVAEGSWEPLAAAMVLKRRLPRLPFCVLYVPKGPAFDYHDAALRRLVLEKLEHLARRERAIFIKIDPEVVHSWGLEDERVSPLGAAVRRELSARGWRPSAEQIQFRNTVELPLEGTEEQLLAAMKPKTRYNIRLAERKGVVVRPGGPADFPTIVAMYHETAARDGFTARPAAYYLDGWNGLYEAGLAQPFVAEVDGRPVAAIIIVRFGERAIYMYGASRNEARERMPNHLLQWEAIRWALAQGCRVYDFWGAPDEFNEADRLWGVWRFKAGFNGEVVRFIGAWDYPTRPLLYRLYTQAIPRYLNFLRGRRGRSDETALPG; translated from the coding sequence ATGGCGATCACCACCGGCGAACCAACCTATCGCGCCTCGACGCTCAAGCGCGAACGCTCGCCCGCCGCCTGGGCGGCAGCGTTGGCGCGGCTGCCCCAGGCCCACGCGCTGCAAAGCTGGGCCTGGGGGGAGTTCAAGTCGCGCTGGGGCTGGGAGGCGCTGCCCCTGACCCTGACCGTGGCCGAGGGCAGTTGGGAGCCGCTGGCGGCGGCCATGGTGCTCAAGCGCCGCCTGCCGCGCCTGCCGTTTTGCGTCCTCTACGTGCCCAAAGGCCCGGCTTTTGATTACCATGACGCGGCCCTGCGCCGGCTGGTGCTGGAGAAGCTGGAGCATCTGGCGCGGCGCGAGCGGGCCATCTTCATCAAGATCGATCCCGAGGTCGTCCATAGCTGGGGGCTGGAGGATGAGCGGGTGTCGCCGCTGGGCGCGGCCGTGCGGCGTGAGCTGAGCGCGCGCGGCTGGCGGCCGTCGGCCGAGCAGATTCAGTTTCGCAACACAGTCGAATTGCCGCTGGAGGGTACGGAAGAACAACTGCTGGCGGCCATGAAGCCCAAGACGCGCTACAACATTCGCCTGGCCGAGCGCAAGGGCGTGGTCGTGCGCCCCGGTGGGCCGGCCGATTTCCCGACCATCGTCGCCATGTACCACGAGACGGCTGCCCGCGACGGCTTCACCGCCCGCCCGGCGGCCTACTATCTGGACGGCTGGAACGGGCTGTACGAGGCGGGTCTGGCCCAGCCGTTCGTGGCCGAGGTGGACGGCCGCCCGGTGGCGGCAATCATCATCGTGCGCTTCGGCGAGCGAGCCATTTACATGTATGGCGCGTCGCGCAACGAGGCCCGCGAGCGCATGCCCAACCATTTGCTGCAATGGGAAGCGATCCGTTGGGCGCTGGCGCAGGGCTGCCGGGTCTATGATTTCTGGGGCGCGCCGGATGAGTTCAACGAGGCCGACCGGCTGTGGGGTGTGTGGCGCTTCAAGGCCGGTTTCAATGGCGAGGTAGTGCGCTTCATTGGCGCGTGGGATTACCCGACGCGGCCGTTGCTATACCGCCTGTACACCCAGGCCATCCCACGTTATCTGAATTTTTTGCGCGGGCGGCGCGGGCGGTCGGACGAAACCGCCCTGCCCGGTTAG
- the cax gene encoding calcium/proton exchanger, with protein MNSAFARIEHLVGLNKILLIFALFIPAAIILELTHANPIWILLASAAAIIPLAAMIGEGTEALAEKVGQRAGGLLNATLGNAAELIIAIVALQKGLIDLVLASITGSILGNLLLILGLSLLVGGLRHGLQRFNSENAGLDATLLVLAVFTLAIPSFFNQALEPDFQRVEFVSIGAAIAILVMYGLVILHSFTSKPAEGDPQAREAHAPTGWSTPHALIVLVVAVGFIALLSEFLVGAVEPVTQSLGLSEFFLGIILIPLVGNAAEHFVAVQVAAKNKMDLALSIAIGSSLQIALFVAPLLVFISLAMGNPMPLEFTSYEILAVSAASLIAALVSLDGRSNWLEGAMLLVLYVILAVAFFFF; from the coding sequence ATGAATAGTGCGTTCGCAAGAATCGAGCATTTGGTTGGACTGAACAAGATCCTGCTGATCTTTGCGCTGTTTATCCCCGCTGCCATCATCCTGGAACTGACCCATGCGAACCCGATATGGATCCTGCTGGCTTCGGCCGCGGCCATCATCCCCCTGGCGGCGATGATCGGCGAAGGCACGGAGGCGCTGGCCGAGAAGGTCGGCCAACGCGCCGGCGGCCTGCTCAATGCCACCCTGGGCAACGCCGCCGAACTCATCATCGCCATCGTCGCCCTGCAGAAGGGTTTGATCGACCTGGTGCTGGCCTCCATCACCGGCTCCATCCTGGGTAACCTGCTGTTGATCCTGGGCCTGTCGCTGCTCGTGGGCGGCTTGCGGCATGGGTTACAGCGCTTCAACAGCGAGAACGCCGGTCTTGACGCCACGCTGCTGGTGCTGGCCGTTTTTACTCTGGCGATTCCGTCCTTCTTCAATCAGGCCCTCGAACCCGACTTTCAGCGGGTTGAGTTTGTCAGTATCGGCGCGGCGATCGCCATTCTGGTCATGTACGGTCTGGTCATCCTCCACTCCTTCACCTCTAAACCGGCGGAGGGCGACCCGCAAGCCCGCGAAGCCCATGCTCCCACCGGCTGGAGCACCCCCCACGCCTTGATCGTGCTGGTTGTGGCCGTGGGCTTCATCGCCCTGCTGTCGGAGTTTCTGGTCGGCGCGGTGGAGCCGGTGACCCAATCGCTAGGGCTGAGCGAGTTCTTCTTGGGTATCATTCTCATCCCGCTGGTGGGCAACGCCGCCGAGCATTTCGTGGCCGTACAGGTGGCGGCCAAGAACAAGATGGACCTGGCGCTCAGCATCGCCATCGGCTCCAGCCTGCAAATCGCCCTGTTCGTCGCCCCACTATTGGTCTTCATTAGTCTGGCGATGGGCAACCCGATGCCGCTGGAGTTCACGTCGTACGAGATTCTGGCTGTGTCGGCCGCCTCGCTCATCGCCGCGCTGGTGTCGCTCGATGGCCGCAGCAACTGGCTGGAGGGGGCGATGTTGCTGGTGTTGTACGTCATCCTGGCGGTGGCTTTCTTCTTCTTTTAG
- the prmC gene encoding peptide chain release factor N(5)-glutamine methyltransferase — MTTIREARQTGRASLRQSPTPALDARLLLEHALGRDHAYLIAHDDEALTAEALAEYERALARAAAGEPIPYLTGHAPFMGLDFLVSSNVLIPRPETEQLVEMAIEWAEGRGAIRIVDVGTGSGCIAVSLARTLPAAHLLAVDISAAALAVAAANVARHVPGRVQLVRGDLLTAIGPGLDLITANLPYVAGPEWPTLPIGVKSYEPALALDGGADGLDLIRALLPQAAARLRPEGLALLEIGWQQGQAVTELAQAAFPAAEVSVQQDFAGHDRIVVIKLAG; from the coding sequence ATGACGACTATTCGTGAGGCGCGGCAGACGGGCCGGGCCAGCTTGCGCCAATCGCCCACGCCGGCGCTCGATGCCCGGCTGTTGCTGGAGCACGCGCTGGGGCGCGACCATGCCTACCTCATCGCCCACGACGACGAAGCGCTGACGGCCGAGGCGCTGGCCGAGTACGAGCGCGCCCTGGCCCGTGCCGCCGCCGGCGAACCCATCCCTTACCTCACCGGCCACGCGCCGTTTATGGGGCTTGATTTCCTCGTCTCATCGAACGTTCTAATTCCGCGCCCGGAGACGGAGCAACTGGTGGAGATGGCGATTGAGTGGGCCGAGGGGCGAGGGGCTATTCGCATAGTCGATGTGGGCACGGGCAGCGGTTGCATCGCCGTCAGTCTGGCCCGCACTCTGCCGGCGGCCCACCTGCTGGCGGTGGACATATCGGCCGCGGCGCTGGCCGTGGCCGCCGCCAACGTGGCCCGCCATGTGCCCGGCCGGGTGCAGCTGGTGCGGGGCGATCTCCTGACCGCCATCGGCCCCGGCCTGGACCTGATCACCGCTAATCTGCCTTACGTCGCCGGCCCGGAGTGGCCGACTTTGCCCATTGGAGTAAAATCCTACGAGCCGGCTCTGGCGCTGGATGGGGGCGCGGACGGTCTCGACCTCATCCGGGCGCTGCTGCCCCAGGCGGCGGCCAGGCTGCGACCGGAGGGCCTGGCGCTGCTGGAGATCGGTTGGCAACAGGGTCAGGCCGTGACCGAATTGGCCCAGGCGGCCTTCCCGGCGGCCGAGGTTAGTGTGCAACAGGACTTTGCCGGGCATGACCGGATCGTCGTTATCAAGTTGGCGGGATAA
- a CDS encoding L-threonylcarbamoyladenylate synthase, giving the protein MLADSTVGQPETSLLRAGDAAAVAEAAEWARRGYPVVFPTDTVYGVGVTPFDAAAIERLYALKGRPAEKGIPILLADVAALEGVARAVPPTARDLIDRFWPGPLTLIVPRRSELPAILSPDDTIAVRVPGHAVARALIRAAGGALATTSANLSGEEPARSGTAAYAALRGRVAAVLDDGPSPGGQASTIVDCTGHRPIILRAGPLSAADLGLADPATPS; this is encoded by the coding sequence GTGTTAGCGGATTCAACTGTCGGACAACCGGAGACCAGCCTCTTGCGGGCGGGTGACGCGGCGGCCGTGGCCGAAGCGGCCGAATGGGCGCGCCGCGGCTATCCGGTCGTCTTTCCCACCGATACGGTCTATGGCGTCGGCGTCACGCCGTTCGACGCGGCGGCCATTGAGCGCCTCTACGCTCTGAAGGGCCGCCCGGCGGAGAAGGGCATCCCCATCCTGCTGGCCGATGTGGCGGCGCTCGAAGGCGTGGCGCGCGCCGTTCCTCCGACGGCCCGCGACCTGATCGACCGCTTCTGGCCGGGGCCGCTGACGCTGATCGTCCCCCGCCGGTCCGAGTTGCCGGCCATCCTCTCGCCCGACGACACGATCGCCGTGCGCGTGCCGGGCCATGCCGTGGCCCGCGCGCTCATCCGCGCCGCCGGCGGTGCATTGGCAACGACCAGCGCCAATCTGTCCGGCGAGGAACCGGCGCGCAGCGGCACAGCGGCCTACGCGGCATTGCGCGGTCGGGTGGCGGCCGTGCTCGATGACGGCCCTTCGCCCGGCGGCCAGGCTTCAACCATCGTCGATTGCACCGGCCACCGGCCGATCATCCTGCGCGCCGGGCCACTGTCGGCCGCCGATCTGGGTCTGGCTGACCCCGCGACCCCAAGCTGA
- a CDS encoding SH3 domain-containing protein has protein sequence MTGLLLPILLFVGAVVATFLTYRNIRRGGARFYTLEREIVLRRAILMLVAAAALYTAALGLLYFQRSQLIEASLPAETGEASDELGAPVVTTPTPLLEIFPPTAEPTSLTPQPTVTVTPTVCRAVVEGTGGNGLYLRDAPQGAELVLLSDGTLLTVLDDAPVEAGGIIWRKVRAVGGEEGWAAEDFLTIRAPCGVE, from the coding sequence ATGACCGGCCTTCTGCTCCCCATTTTGCTCTTCGTCGGCGCGGTTGTGGCGACCTTCCTCACCTATCGCAATATTCGCCGCGGCGGGGCGCGCTTCTATACGCTGGAACGCGAGATCGTCCTGCGCCGGGCGATATTGATGCTGGTGGCCGCGGCGGCGCTCTATACGGCCGCGCTGGGCCTGCTATATTTCCAGCGGTCACAACTGATCGAGGCGTCATTGCCGGCCGAGACCGGGGAAGCGTCCGACGAACTTGGCGCGCCGGTGGTGACGACGCCGACGCCCTTGCTCGAAATCTTCCCGCCCACGGCCGAGCCGACCTCGCTGACGCCGCAGCCGACCGTCACCGTGACGCCGACGGTCTGCCGGGCGGTGGTCGAGGGGACGGGCGGCAATGGCCTCTATCTGCGCGACGCGCCCCAGGGGGCGGAGCTGGTGCTGCTGTCCGACGGGACGCTGCTGACCGTGCTGGACGACGCCCCGGTCGAGGCTGGCGGCATCATCTGGCGCAAGGTGCGGGCCGTGGGCGGCGAAGAAGGCTGGGCGGCCGAGGACTTTTTGACGATTCGCGCCCCGTGTGGGGTGGAGTGA
- a CDS encoding glycosyltransferase family 4 protein translates to MIIGIDASRAASGQRTGTEAYATFLIRALIPAAAERGHTLRLYFNQPPPEGLIPEQDGVERVVIPLSRLWTHARLGHELRRRPPDVFFTPAHVIPVGIRCPAVATVHDLGYEHFPEAHPRRQLAYLRWSTRHNARAGRRVIVDSQATRDDLIKFYGTAPAKIAVVYPGRDPDLKRVDDPAIIAAALARVGIQSPYLLYLGTLQPRKNLVRLVEAFVASGLYNEGYALVLAGKSGWLAEPLLAAVRALPPAVRVHIHLPGYIGEAEKAALLSGATALVFPSLYEGFGFPVLEAQTSGTPVLCSNSSSLPEVAGDGALLVDPLDTAALSLAMRRLASDNALREALIARGYGNLARFTWAKAARQTLSVLESAANGIAPSPGLD, encoded by the coding sequence ATGATCATCGGCATTGACGCCAGCCGCGCCGCCAGCGGGCAGCGCACCGGGACAGAGGCTTACGCCACATTCCTGATTCGCGCGCTTATCCCGGCGGCGGCCGAACGCGGCCACACGTTGCGCCTTTATTTCAATCAGCCGCCGCCCGAGGGACTAATTCCCGAACAAGACGGTGTGGAGCGCGTGGTCATACCCCTCTCGCGCTTGTGGACGCACGCCCGTCTGGGGCACGAACTGCGCCGCCGCCCGCCGGACGTGTTTTTCACCCCGGCCCACGTCATCCCCGTGGGCATCCGCTGTCCGGCCGTGGCTACCGTCCACGATCTGGGCTATGAGCATTTCCCGGAGGCCCACCCGCGCCGGCAACTGGCCTACCTGCGCTGGAGCACGCGCCACAACGCCCGCGCCGGCCGCCGGGTCATCGTTGATTCCCAAGCCACCCGCGACGATCTGATCAAATTTTACGGCACGGCCCCGGCCAAAATCGCGGTCGTCTATCCCGGTCGCGATCCCGACCTGAAGCGAGTGGATGACCCGGCCATCATCGCCGCCGCGTTGGCGCGGGTTGGCATCCAATCACCCTATCTGCTCTATTTGGGCACGCTCCAGCCGCGCAAGAATCTCGTCCGGTTGGTGGAGGCGTTCGTGGCGAGCGGGCTATACAATGAGGGTTATGCCCTCGTTCTGGCCGGCAAATCCGGCTGGTTGGCCGAGCCGCTGTTGGCTGCCGTGCGCGCCCTGCCGCCGGCCGTCCGCGTACACATCCACCTGCCCGGCTACATCGGTGAGGCGGAGAAGGCCGCGCTCCTCTCCGGGGCGACGGCTTTGGTTTTCCCCTCGCTCTATGAGGGCTTCGGCTTTCCCGTATTGGAGGCCCAGACTAGCGGGACGCCGGTGCTATGCAGCAATAGTAGTTCGCTGCCGGAAGTGGCCGGCGACGGGGCGCTGCTGGTCGATCCGCTGGACACGGCGGCGCTGTCGCTGGCGATGCGGCGGTTGGCGTCCGATAATGCGTTGCGCGAGGCGTTGATCGCCAGAGGGTATGGCAATCTGGCGCGGTTCACCTGGGCAAAGGCGGCGCGCCAAACGCTGAGCGTACTGGAATCGGCAGCGAACGGTATAGCGCCTTCGCCCGGATTGGATTAA
- a CDS encoding AbrB/MazE/SpoVT family DNA-binding domain-containing protein: MDTTVQVRQRGSLTLPADLRERYGIEPGDTFRLLDLDGIFVLTPMTPMVPELAWEIERARVEAGLDTAALLTALREERARYVAETYGDD; this comes from the coding sequence ATGGACACAACGGTACAAGTTCGACAACGCGGCAGTCTGACCCTGCCGGCCGATTTGCGCGAGCGCTATGGCATCGAGCCGGGTGACACCTTTCGACTGCTCGATCTGGACGGCATCTTTGTTTTGACGCCCATGACGCCGATGGTTCCCGAATTGGCGTGGGAGATCGAACGCGCGCGCGTTGAGGCCGGGCTGGATACGGCGGCGTTGCTCACAGCGCTGCGCGAAGAGCGGGCGCGCTACGTGGCCGAAACGTATGGCGACGACTGA
- a CDS encoding PIN domain-containing protein, whose translation MATTESRKPRVFIDADVLFAGSASPSEHGASLTILRMAEITLLDALTSEQVIVEAERNLAAKLPATLPTFRLLVDRCLTVVPIPSADEVARHHGLAEANDLPILVAAVQHVCPWLVTFNGRHYRPGHPDVTILLPGEFVQRVRYLLSALNR comes from the coding sequence ATGGCGACGACTGAGTCTCGGAAACCGCGCGTTTTTATCGACGCCGACGTGCTGTTTGCCGGGTCGGCCTCGCCCTCGGAGCATGGGGCCAGCCTGACGATCCTGCGTATGGCTGAGATCACCCTGCTCGACGCCCTGACCTCGGAGCAGGTGATCGTCGAAGCCGAGCGCAATCTGGCGGCCAAGCTGCCGGCGACATTGCCAACGTTCCGCTTGCTTGTTGACCGCTGCCTGACGGTCGTCCCTATTCCGTCGGCTGATGAGGTGGCGCGGCATCATGGGCTGGCCGAGGCCAACGACTTGCCCATCCTGGTGGCCGCTGTGCAACATGTATGTCCGTGGCTGGTCACGTTCAACGGCCGTCATTACCGACCGGGCCATCCTGACGTGACGATACTGTTACCAGGGGAGTTTGTGCAGCGGGTGAGATATTTGTTGTCGGCGTTGAATCGGTAG
- a CDS encoding HIT family protein, whose translation MNQSCLTCELIARRDAAQAPAWDNIHRTAHWDLVHSYNTSLPGWLVLVARRHIEAIDELTDEEAAELGVLLRRASAALREVVGCAKTYVCQFAEQAEHPHVHFHVIPRMTDQPAERRGPAVFGYLGVPEDERLSDELMNAIATQVRRTF comes from the coding sequence ATGAACCAGAGTTGTCTGACCTGTGAATTAATCGCCCGCCGCGACGCGGCCCAGGCCCCCGCGTGGGACAACATCCACCGCACCGCCCATTGGGACCTCGTCCACAGCTACAACACGTCGTTGCCCGGCTGGCTGGTGCTGGTGGCGCGGCGGCATATTGAAGCCATCGATGAGTTGACCGACGAGGAAGCGGCCGAACTGGGCGTGCTGTTGCGCCGGGCGTCAGCCGCGCTGCGCGAGGTGGTGGGCTGCGCCAAGACCTACGTCTGCCAGTTCGCCGAGCAGGCCGAGCACCCCCACGTCCACTTCCACGTCATTCCGCGCATGACCGACCAGCCGGCCGAACGGCGCGGGCCGGCGGTGTTCGGCTATCTGGGTGTGCCTGAAGACGAACGGCTAAGCGACGAGTTGATGAACGCCATCGCCACCCAGGTGCGACGCACTTTCTGA
- a CDS encoding nitroreductase/quinone reductase family protein, translating into MAIKRWMYRGGRPNGVAKFLNGISAKLHTTGIAPNYMVTLEVVGRKSGKVISFPLVMTVIDGERYLVSMLGEEANWVHNLKAAGGRATLRHGENEHVLLEDEDPAQRPPILKAYLKIAPGARPHMAVDKDAPLSEFEKVAADYPVFRVRQDL; encoded by the coding sequence GTGGCCATCAAACGCTGGATGTACCGCGGCGGCCGCCCCAACGGGGTCGCCAAATTTCTGAACGGGATTTCCGCCAAACTGCACACGACCGGCATCGCCCCCAACTACATGGTGACACTGGAAGTAGTGGGCCGTAAGTCGGGCAAGGTCATCAGCTTCCCATTGGTGATGACCGTCATCGACGGCGAGCGCTACCTCGTGTCCATGCTGGGCGAGGAGGCCAACTGGGTGCACAACCTGAAGGCCGCCGGCGGCCGGGCTACGCTGCGCCATGGCGAGAATGAGCACGTGCTTCTGGAAGACGAAGACCCCGCGCAACGGCCGCCGATTCTGAAGGCGTATCTGAAAATCGCCCCCGGCGCGCGGCCCCATATGGCCGTAGACAAAGACGCGCCGCTCTCAGAGTTTGAGAAGGTCGCCGCGGACTATCCCGTTTTCCGGGTGCGGCAAGACCTCTGA
- a CDS encoding OsmC family protein, which yields MKISAHLQNTHNHHHITLTTNDTTHTIEIPPKSTGYGSSANGGELLFLALATCYCNDIYREADRRGIAVTAVEVTVDGDFGAPSEPAYNITYRAKVTGRAGAAELEALARHTDTVAEIQNTLRGGTPVTMGEIEVESNG from the coding sequence ATGAAAATCTCCGCCCACCTCCAAAATACCCACAACCACCACCACATCACCCTAACCACCAACGACACTACCCACACAATCGAAATACCCCCCAAGTCCACCGGCTATGGCTCCAGCGCCAACGGCGGCGAGTTGCTCTTTCTGGCCCTGGCGACGTGCTATTGCAACGATATCTACCGTGAGGCGGATAGGCGCGGCATCGCGGTTACGGCCGTCGAGGTGACGGTCGACGGCGACTTTGGCGCGCCCAGTGAACCGGCCTACAATATCACCTACCGGGCCAAAGTGACCGGCCGGGCCGGCGCGGCCGAGCTAGAAGCGCTGGCCCGCCACACCGACACCGTGGCCGAGATTCAAAACACGCTGCGCGGCGGGACGCCGGTCACAATGGGCGAGATAGAAGTAGAAAGTAATGGTTAG
- a CDS encoding toxin-antitoxin system TumE family protein has translation MNSEFRTAEDYELFLYSLPNHFSSIRRSTLTFVRLGTSLARILGELFFDLDIRIVVRERFVYHRLPAVLDWYGYEVWRGDTKLYWYDPQPHPNDPELQTTYPHHKHVPPDIKHHRVPAPGLSFVRPNLPLIIAEVEQLNSSVAGAQ, from the coding sequence ATGAATAGCGAATTTCGCACGGCCGAGGACTACGAGCTGTTCCTCTACTCCCTTCCCAATCACTTTTCATCGATTCGCCGTTCGACGTTAACCTTTGTACGGTTGGGAACTTCTCTGGCCCGTATTCTGGGGGAATTGTTTTTCGATCTTGATATTCGTATTGTTGTTCGCGAGAGGTTTGTTTACCATCGCCTCCCTGCGGTGCTTGATTGGTATGGTTATGAAGTGTGGCGGGGAGACACGAAGCTGTACTGGTATGACCCTCAGCCACACCCTAATGATCCCGAATTACAGACCACGTATCCACATCACAAGCACGTCCCGCCTGATATAAAGCACCATCGCGTCCCCGCGCCCGGCCTGAGCTTTGTTCGGCCGAACCTGCCACTAATAATCGCTGAAGTCGAACAACTCAACAGTAGTGTTGCGGGTGCACAATAG